In Streptomyces sp. NBC_01408, one DNA window encodes the following:
- a CDS encoding thioesterase family protein: MARHHYRCPLRWADMDAFGHVNNVVFLRYLEEARIDFMFRLAPGEGSESFTGGSVVARHEIDYKLPLVHRHEPVLIESWVTRIGAASLTIRYEVKDEATEDAPETVYVRAETVVVPYNLAEGRPRRITAEERHFLEEYLDQPKAREGRLAA, from the coding sequence ATGGCCAGACACCACTACCGGTGCCCCCTGCGCTGGGCGGACATGGATGCCTTCGGGCACGTCAACAACGTCGTCTTCCTCCGCTATCTGGAGGAGGCGCGGATCGACTTCATGTTCCGCCTCGCGCCGGGGGAGGGCAGCGAGTCCTTCACCGGCGGCTCCGTCGTGGCCCGCCACGAGATCGACTACAAGCTGCCCCTCGTGCACCGTCACGAGCCGGTCCTCATCGAGTCCTGGGTGACCCGGATAGGCGCCGCGTCCCTGACCATCCGCTACGAGGTCAAGGACGAGGCGACCGAGGACGCGCCCGAGACGGTCTACGTGCGCGCCGAGACCGTGGTCGTCCCGTACAACCTCGCCGAGGGGCGGCCCCGCCGCATCACGGCCGAGGAGAGGCACTTCCTGGAGGAGTACCTCGACCAGCCCAAGGCCCGCGAAGGGCGCCTCGCGGCATGA
- a CDS encoding globin: MNEIPRGTLQEQTFYEQVGGEETFRRLVRRFYQGVAEDPLLRPMYPEEDLGPAEERFTLFLIQYWGGPTTYSEHRGHPRLRMRHAPFQVDAAAHDAWLKHMRVAVDELGLAPEHEAQLWKYLTYAAASMINTSG; the protein is encoded by the coding sequence GTGAATGAGATTCCGCGGGGCACGCTTCAGGAGCAGACCTTCTACGAGCAGGTCGGCGGCGAGGAGACCTTCCGCCGCCTCGTCCGGCGCTTCTACCAGGGGGTCGCGGAAGACCCGCTGCTGCGCCCGATGTACCCGGAAGAGGATCTCGGTCCGGCCGAGGAGCGGTTCACGCTGTTCCTGATCCAGTACTGGGGCGGACCCACCACCTACAGCGAGCACCGCGGGCACCCGCGGCTGCGGATGCGGCACGCCCCGTTCCAGGTGGACGCGGCGGCGCACGACGCCTGGCTGAAGCACATGCGGGTGGCCGTGGACGAGCTGGGCCTGGCGCCGGAGCACGAGGCGCAGCTGTGGAAGTACCTGACGTACGCGGCCGCGTCGATGATCAACACGTCGGGCTGA
- a CDS encoding methyltransferase domain-containing protein translates to MGAHTPRIEVRDLRETAHAAQVRELTAAGVLDDPRWRAAFAAVARHVFVPYFWTGRGAGHERLWAEDPDPEQRARWLRGVYTDTPLATRLRDGELLSSSSQPSLMAKMLTALDVHDGDNVLEIGAGTGYNAALLCHRLGDDLVTTVDLDEEITESARAHLAQLGYHPAVVTGDGARGCPSRAPFDRIMVTCTLPLIPRAWLGQCRPGARILAPLSTGLIALTVRDPDFAEGRFLHTSAYFVPLRGATAGAPLAESWAMHTIPYELVENERFQFMLVLTAGVLHPREALDLWRREGRPARERFGVTVSDGGQWSWLDDPQGPYVWPLGEG, encoded by the coding sequence ATGGGCGCTCACACCCCACGCATCGAGGTACGGGACCTGCGCGAGACCGCGCACGCCGCCCAGGTGCGGGAACTGACGGCCGCCGGGGTACTGGACGACCCCCGCTGGCGGGCCGCCTTCGCGGCCGTGGCCCGGCATGTCTTCGTCCCCTACTTCTGGACCGGCCGCGGCGCCGGCCACGAACGGCTCTGGGCCGAGGACCCCGACCCCGAGCAGCGGGCCCGCTGGCTGCGCGGGGTATACACCGACACCCCGCTCGCGACGCGGCTGCGCGACGGCGAGCTGCTCTCCTCCAGCAGCCAGCCGTCGCTGATGGCGAAGATGCTGACGGCCCTCGACGTGCACGACGGCGACAACGTGCTGGAGATCGGCGCGGGCACCGGCTACAACGCCGCCCTGCTCTGCCACCGGCTCGGCGATGACCTGGTCACCACCGTGGACCTCGACGAGGAGATCACCGAGTCGGCACGGGCCCACCTGGCCCAGCTCGGCTACCACCCGGCCGTGGTCACCGGGGACGGCGCGCGCGGCTGTCCCTCGCGGGCCCCCTTCGACCGGATCATGGTGACCTGCACGCTGCCGCTGATCCCGCGGGCCTGGCTCGGCCAGTGCCGTCCCGGGGCGCGGATCCTGGCGCCGCTGTCGACCGGCCTGATCGCGCTCACGGTCCGGGACCCGGACTTCGCGGAGGGCCGCTTCCTGCACACCTCGGCGTACTTCGTCCCGCTGCGCGGGGCCACGGCCGGGGCGCCGCTCGCCGAGTCCTGGGCGATGCACACGATCCCGTACGAGCTGGTGGAGAACGAGCGCTTCCAGTTCATGCTCGTGCTGACCGCGGGGGTGCTGCACCCCCGCGAGGCCCTGGACCTCTGGCGGCGCGAGGGCCGCCCGGCGCGCGAACGCTTCGGGGTCACGGTCAGTGACGGGGGCCAGTGGTCCTGGCTGGACGATCCCCAGGGGCCCTACGTGTGGCCCCTGGGGGAAGGGTGA
- a CDS encoding FHA domain-containing protein gives MPTCPNGHQSASDDWCEVCGHRMAASEGTAAPSYGYGYPPVPGDATAQAELCPQCRTPREAMAPFCEECRYNFLTRTPTPYAPAPEAGVQGSGATPPPPPPPPVSAPGAYSQDHFEYQGSRPSRVNRPAEPLQREDDWLLPPPSHQPQQAPQPQQPQQSEYQQAPQPQYQQQPPPQEYQQPEYQQQYQPFPPQGGAWTATIGPDRSYFMAMMQRSGPEAASLNLPAYSPEQHLPLTGGQITIGRRRASTGESPDIDLSVPPEDPGVSHQHAVLVQQPDLSWAVVDQNSTNGTTINGGEDPIQPYVPVPLADGDRVHVGAWTTITVRRG, from the coding sequence ATGCCGACCTGCCCGAACGGGCACCAGTCCGCGTCCGACGACTGGTGCGAGGTGTGCGGCCACCGCATGGCCGCGTCCGAGGGCACCGCGGCGCCCTCGTACGGCTACGGCTATCCCCCGGTCCCCGGTGACGCCACTGCCCAGGCCGAGCTCTGCCCGCAGTGCCGGACCCCGCGCGAGGCCATGGCCCCGTTCTGCGAGGAGTGCCGGTACAACTTCCTGACGCGTACGCCGACCCCGTACGCCCCCGCCCCGGAGGCGGGCGTCCAGGGATCCGGGGCCACGCCGCCCCCGCCCCCGCCGCCGCCCGTGTCGGCTCCCGGGGCGTACTCCCAGGACCACTTCGAGTACCAGGGCTCCCGGCCGTCCCGGGTCAACCGGCCGGCCGAGCCGCTCCAGCGCGAGGACGACTGGCTGCTGCCGCCGCCCTCGCACCAGCCTCAGCAGGCGCCGCAGCCGCAGCAGCCTCAGCAGTCGGAGTACCAGCAGGCTCCGCAGCCCCAGTACCAGCAGCAGCCCCCGCCGCAGGAGTACCAGCAGCCCGAGTACCAGCAGCAGTACCAGCCCTTCCCTCCCCAGGGCGGCGCCTGGACCGCGACGATCGGCCCGGACCGCTCGTACTTCATGGCGATGATGCAGCGCAGCGGCCCCGAGGCGGCGAGCCTCAACCTGCCCGCGTACTCCCCGGAGCAGCATCTTCCGCTCACCGGCGGCCAGATCACCATCGGCCGCCGCCGCGCCTCCACGGGCGAGTCCCCGGACATCGACCTGTCGGTGCCCCCGGAGGACCCGGGCGTCTCCCACCAGCACGCGGTCCTGGTCCAGCAGCCGGACCTCAGCTGGGCGGTGGTGGACCAGAACTCCACCAACGGCACCACCATCAACGGCGGCGAGGACCCGATCCAGCCCTACGTCCCGGTCCCCCTCGCCGACGGCGACCGCGTCCACGTCGGCGCCTGGACCACCATCACCGTCCGCCGCGGCTGA
- a CDS encoding VWA domain-containing protein, protein MANFAKPSAPRFSVEVYQNEFLPEGGRDVHAIVTVTSTGGATATRAVAAQGSAAVVIMVDCSGSMEYPPDKMRGAREATAAAVDTLRDGTSFAVIAGTHVAKEVYPGQGRLAVADPATRAQAKEALRGLTSGGGTAIGTWLRLADGLLRQSPATIRHGILLTDGRNEHEDPAVLRATLDACAGRFTCDARGVGTDWEVKEVTGIAGALLGSADIVADPAHLAEDFTRMMENVMGKEVADVALRLWTPVGVEIQYVKQVAPTVQDLTSRRVEAGPRAGDYPTGSWGDESREYHVCVRVPNAAVGQEMLAARATLVLPGPAGEPPTALAQGLVRAVWTNDLAASTAINPQVAHYTGQAELAQAIQQGLEARKLGDVDGATAKLGRAVQLASASGNADTAKLLAKVVDVVDAVNGTVRLKAKVADADEMTLETRSTQTVRVKKT, encoded by the coding sequence ATGGCGAACTTCGCCAAGCCGAGCGCCCCGCGCTTCAGCGTGGAGGTGTACCAGAACGAGTTCCTCCCCGAGGGCGGGCGGGACGTCCACGCGATCGTCACGGTCACCTCCACCGGTGGCGCCACCGCAACCCGCGCGGTGGCTGCCCAGGGCTCGGCGGCCGTCGTGATCATGGTCGACTGCTCCGGGTCCATGGAGTACCCGCCGGACAAGATGCGCGGCGCCCGCGAGGCCACGGCCGCGGCCGTCGACACCCTGCGCGACGGCACCTCCTTCGCGGTGATCGCCGGTACGCACGTGGCCAAGGAGGTGTACCCGGGCCAGGGCCGCCTCGCCGTCGCCGACCCCGCCACCCGGGCCCAGGCCAAGGAGGCCCTGCGCGGTCTCACCTCCGGCGGCGGCACCGCCATCGGGACCTGGCTGCGCCTCGCCGACGGCCTGCTGCGCCAGTCCCCCGCCACCATCCGGCACGGCATCCTGCTCACCGACGGCCGCAACGAGCACGAGGACCCGGCCGTGCTCCGCGCCACCCTCGACGCCTGCGCGGGACGCTTCACCTGCGACGCCCGCGGGGTGGGCACCGACTGGGAGGTCAAGGAGGTGACGGGCATCGCCGGGGCGCTGCTCGGCTCCGCCGACATCGTGGCCGACCCGGCGCACCTGGCCGAGGACTTCACCCGCATGATGGAGAACGTCATGGGCAAGGAGGTCGCGGACGTCGCGCTGCGCCTGTGGACCCCGGTCGGCGTGGAGATCCAGTACGTGAAGCAGGTCGCGCCCACGGTCCAGGACCTGACCTCCCGCCGCGTCGAGGCGGGCCCGCGCGCGGGCGACTACCCGACGGGGTCGTGGGGCGACGAGTCCCGCGAGTACCACGTCTGCGTCCGCGTCCCGAACGCGGCCGTCGGCCAGGAGATGCTCGCGGCCCGCGCCACGCTCGTCCTGCCCGGGCCGGCGGGCGAGCCGCCGACGGCCCTCGCCCAGGGCCTGGTGCGCGCGGTGTGGACGAACGATCTGGCCGCCTCCACCGCCATCAACCCGCAGGTCGCCCACTACACCGGACAGGCGGAGCTCGCGCAGGCTATCCAACAGGGGCTGGAAGCCCGCAAACTGGGTGATGTCGACGGCGCCACCGCCAAACTGGGGCGCGCCGTGCAACTGGCGAGCGCCTCCGGGAACGCCGACACAGCGAAACTGCTCGCGAAGGTGGTGGATGTCGTCGACGCGGTGAACGGTACTGTGCGGCTGAAAGCGAAGGTCGCCGATGCCGACGAGATGACTCTTGAAACGCGTTCGACGCAGACCGTCCGAGTGAAGAAGACCTGA
- a CDS encoding protein phosphatase 2C domain-containing protein produces MSMHRPSGCPSCAEPLEEGDRFCGVCGYAVSAAPPARPAASAGRPAAPPAVEAAQRPAPGWGSVTGAAPTLVGDAGGWSASPAEQSAAAAATPPQGGAPWPASETPYGAGAQGAADGPEARYDLRAAPGTPPEGTPWGPSEEPYAAGSGPAAPYGDAPHGTGDGAPQPDPSEPGASPTGAAQPGATQPGAAQPGASQPGAAQPGAAQPDPARTGASQTGAEAAAAEPQGAAEGGKTCVACRAGRVDTDGYCEHCGHAQPRERDHVEEELGSVAAVSDRGLRHHRNEDSFAVAATALPDGSAATVAIVCDGVSSASRPDEASAAAAGAANEALLDALPRGAHPQEAMHEAILAAATAVNALAPETPGAQNAPACTLVGAVVSGGLLTIGWVGDSRAYWVPDDRAALPRRLTEDDSWAAQMVAAGLMGEAEAYADVRAHAITGWLGADAYDLEPHTATFKPDHPGVVVVCTDGLWNYAESAREVAQVLPADAATRPLHSAQVLVGHALDGGGHDNVTVAVVPFAAVPDPGPAPQAEAAPEPGPAPEPEPRAQA; encoded by the coding sequence ATGTCGATGCATCGGCCGTCGGGCTGCCCCAGCTGCGCGGAACCCCTCGAAGAGGGGGACCGTTTCTGCGGTGTCTGTGGCTACGCCGTCTCCGCCGCCCCTCCGGCTCGCCCGGCCGCCTCCGCGGGACGGCCCGCGGCCCCGCCCGCGGTGGAGGCCGCGCAGCGTCCCGCCCCCGGGTGGGGCAGTGTCACCGGCGCGGCCCCGACGCTGGTCGGTGACGCGGGCGGCTGGTCCGCGAGCCCGGCGGAGCAGAGCGCGGCCGCGGCCGCGACGCCTCCGCAGGGCGGCGCGCCCTGGCCCGCGTCCGAGACCCCGTACGGCGCCGGCGCGCAGGGCGCGGCGGACGGGCCCGAGGCCCGGTACGACCTGCGGGCCGCCCCCGGTACGCCGCCGGAGGGCACCCCGTGGGGCCCGTCCGAGGAGCCGTACGCGGCGGGGTCCGGGCCCGCGGCCCCGTACGGCGACGCCCCGCACGGCACCGGCGACGGCGCTCCCCAGCCGGACCCGTCCGAGCCCGGCGCGTCCCCGACTGGCGCGGCTCAGCCCGGCGCGACTCAGCCCGGCGCGGCCCAGCCCGGCGCGTCCCAGCCCGGCGCGGCCCAGCCCGGCGCGGCCCAGCCGGACCCGGCCCGGACCGGCGCCTCCCAGACCGGCGCCGAGGCGGCGGCCGCGGAGCCGCAGGGCGCCGCCGAGGGCGGGAAGACCTGTGTGGCCTGCCGGGCCGGGCGGGTCGACACCGACGGGTACTGCGAGCACTGCGGGCACGCCCAGCCCCGGGAGCGGGACCACGTCGAGGAGGAGCTCGGCAGCGTCGCCGCCGTCAGCGACCGGGGGCTGCGCCACCACCGCAACGAGGACTCCTTCGCCGTGGCGGCCACCGCCCTGCCCGACGGCAGCGCCGCCACCGTGGCCATCGTCTGCGACGGCGTCTCGTCCGCGAGCCGCCCCGACGAGGCCTCGGCCGCCGCGGCCGGCGCCGCCAACGAGGCGCTGCTCGACGCGCTCCCCCGCGGCGCCCACCCCCAGGAGGCCATGCACGAGGCGATCCTGGCCGCCGCCACCGCCGTGAACGCCCTGGCCCCGGAGACCCCGGGCGCGCAGAACGCCCCCGCCTGCACCCTGGTCGGCGCCGTGGTCAGCGGCGGCCTGCTGACCATCGGCTGGGTGGGCGACAGCCGCGCCTACTGGGTCCCCGACGACCGGGCCGCGCTGCCGCGCCGCCTCACCGAGGACGATTCCTGGGCCGCTCAGATGGTGGCGGCCGGTCTGATGGGCGAGGCCGAGGCCTACGCGGACGTCCGCGCGCACGCGATCACGGGCTGGCTGGGGGCGGACGCGTACGACCTCGAACCGCACACGGCCACCTTCAAGCCGGACCACCCCGGTGTGGTCGTGGTCTGCACCGACGGCCTGTGGAACTACGCCGAGTCCGCCCGGGAGGTGGCCCAGGTGCTGCCCGCGGACGCGGCGACCCGGCCCCTGCACAGCGCGCAGGTCCTGGTGGGACACGCCCTCGACGGCGGCGGCCACGACAATGTCACCGTGGCCGTCGTGCCGTTCGCCGCGGTCCCGGACCCGGGCCCGGCCCCGCAGGCGGAGGCCGCACCGGAACCCGGGCCGGCACCGGAACCGGAGCCGCGCGCCCAGGCCTGA
- a CDS encoding serine/threonine-protein kinase, with translation MSLIGTACVRPGCPGTYEDMGGGELYCDTCGLAPIGSVAAGAEELVSPPTGMTSAARGALGSGGSRGSMDSQGSHGSARSSASARASRSSRSSSSRRSVSGRLSRALTGAASTRSVSVRSSGSGAASAGRSRLGAGLVNVPEVPRPDPSAAVLENPEVPERKRFCSRSDCEAAVGRARGERPGRTEGFCTKCGHPYSFVPKLRAGDVVHGQYEVAGCLAHGGLGWVYLAVDRAVSDRWVVLKGLLDTGDQDAMEAAISERRFLAEIEHSNIVRIYNFVEHLDQRTGSLDGYIVMEYVGGKSLKEIANERRRPDGRRDPLPVEQACAYGIEALEALGHLHSRNLLYCDFKVDNAIQQQDQLKLIDMGAVRRMDDEESAIYGTVGYQAPEVAELGPSVASDLYTVARTLAVLTFDFQGYTNVFVDSLPDPEHIEVFGRYESFYRLLVRATDPDPGRRFASAQEMADQLTGVLREVVALQTGRPRPQLSTLFGPELRVPDTRLFAEGAGGALVSRLGYRSGTGGSARRGGLFGALGRGASARAGTGPVLVPGAGGAPGARAWPSAPAGGQGAGTHTSAGRTPPGGTPAPGAPGPQGAWAHSSAGGASASGPPGPLGTTATHAAGAPVPGPRASAVPQAAPARGAVAVPVLPPPAAGARSLDARETALALPVPLVDAGDPNAGFLTGLLSSAPADLLGALGSAPADSAELRLRELRARLELGELPAAGATLAELEARHPDDWRVVWARGIASLATGENEIAALSFDAIYDAFPGEPAPKLALALCAEVLGQLDNAAEYYRLVWITDPGFVSAAFGLARVQLAAGDRAAAVRTLESVPEASIHYTAARVASVRARLRDRSPEEALLPDLAAASDQVEALRRFGLDPERQERLAAEVLGSALDWVLSGSRGSDSGRTTLLGSQLDERGLRFGLERSYRLLARLAQRGEERIELVERANRFRPRTWV, from the coding sequence ATGAGCCTGATCGGAACGGCGTGCGTTCGCCCCGGCTGCCCGGGGACGTACGAGGACATGGGCGGCGGCGAGCTGTACTGCGACACCTGCGGGCTGGCGCCGATCGGCTCGGTCGCGGCGGGTGCCGAGGAGCTGGTGTCCCCGCCGACGGGGATGACCAGCGCGGCGCGGGGGGCCCTGGGCTCCGGCGGGTCCCGGGGATCGATGGACTCGCAGGGTTCGCACGGGTCCGCGCGTTCCTCGGCCTCGGCGCGGGCGTCTCGGTCGTCGCGGTCCTCGTCCTCCCGGCGCTCGGTGTCGGGGCGGCTGTCGCGCGCGCTGACGGGGGCGGCGTCCACCCGGTCGGTGTCGGTGCGCAGTTCGGGCTCGGGGGCCGCGTCCGCAGGGCGCAGTCGGCTGGGCGCAGGACTGGTCAACGTGCCGGAGGTGCCGCGTCCCGATCCGTCGGCGGCGGTGCTGGAGAACCCGGAGGTGCCCGAGCGCAAGCGGTTCTGCTCGCGCTCGGACTGCGAGGCTGCGGTGGGCCGGGCCCGCGGGGAGCGGCCGGGCCGCACGGAGGGGTTCTGCACCAAGTGCGGCCACCCGTACTCGTTCGTGCCGAAGCTGCGCGCGGGTGACGTGGTGCACGGCCAGTACGAGGTGGCGGGCTGCCTGGCGCACGGCGGCCTCGGCTGGGTGTACCTGGCGGTGGACCGGGCGGTCTCCGACCGGTGGGTGGTGCTCAAGGGCCTGCTGGACACCGGCGACCAGGACGCGATGGAGGCCGCGATATCGGAGCGGCGCTTCCTCGCGGAGATCGAGCACTCCAACATCGTGCGGATCTACAACTTCGTGGAGCACCTGGACCAGCGGACCGGTTCGCTGGACGGGTACATCGTCATGGAGTACGTGGGCGGCAAATCGCTGAAGGAGATCGCGAACGAGCGGCGCCGGCCGGACGGCCGCCGCGATCCGCTCCCGGTGGAGCAGGCCTGCGCGTACGGCATCGAGGCGCTGGAGGCGCTGGGCCACCTGCACAGCAGGAACCTTCTGTACTGCGACTTCAAGGTCGACAACGCGATCCAGCAGCAGGACCAGCTGAAGCTGATCGACATGGGTGCGGTGCGGCGGATGGACGACGAGGAGTCGGCCATCTACGGCACGGTGGGCTACCAGGCCCCCGAGGTCGCGGAGCTGGGCCCGTCGGTCGCCTCCGACCTGTACACGGTGGCGCGGACGCTGGCCGTGCTGACCTTCGATTTCCAGGGCTACACCAACGTCTTCGTGGATTCGCTGCCGGACCCGGAGCACATCGAGGTGTTCGGGCGGTACGAGTCCTTCTACCGGCTGCTCGTCCGGGCGACGGACCCGGACCCGGGTCGGCGTTTCGCGTCCGCGCAGGAGATGGCGGACCAGCTGACGGGCGTGCTGCGGGAGGTGGTCGCCCTGCAGACGGGCCGGCCGCGGCCGCAGCTGTCGACGCTCTTCGGGCCGGAGCTTCGGGTTCCGGACACCCGGCTGTTCGCCGAGGGCGCCGGGGGCGCGCTGGTCTCCCGGCTCGGCTACCGGAGCGGTACGGGGGGCTCCGCCCGAAGGGGCGGCCTCTTCGGGGCCCTTGGCCGCGGCGCATCCGCACGGGCCGGTACGGGTCCGGTGCTGGTGCCCGGCGCGGGCGGTGCGCCCGGGGCGCGGGCCTGGCCGTCCGCTCCGGCGGGCGGGCAGGGCGCGGGGACGCACACCTCCGCAGGCCGCACCCCGCCGGGCGGTACGCCCGCGCCCGGCGCGCCGGGCCCGCAGGGTGCCTGGGCGCACAGTTCCGCAGGCGGTGCCTCGGCGAGCGGTCCGCCGGGGCCGCTCGGTACCACCGCCACGCACGCGGCGGGTGCGCCCGTACCGGGGCCCCGGGCGTCGGCCGTGCCCCAGGCGGCTCCGGCCAGGGGTGCCGTGGCCGTGCCCGTGCTGCCGCCGCCCGCCGCGGGAGCGAGATCGCTCGACGCCCGCGAGACCGCGCTGGCCCTGCCCGTGCCGCTGGTGGACGCGGGCGATCCCAACGCCGGTTTCCTGACCGGCCTGCTGTCCTCCGCTCCGGCCGACCTGCTCGGCGCGCTGGGCTCGGCGCCCGCGGACTCGGCCGAGCTGCGGCTGCGGGAGCTGCGGGCCCGGCTGGAGCTGGGCGAACTGCCCGCGGCCGGAGCCACCCTGGCGGAGCTGGAGGCCCGGCATCCGGACGACTGGCGGGTGGTGTGGGCCCGCGGGATCGCCTCGCTGGCCACCGGTGAGAACGAGATCGCGGCCCTGTCCTTCGACGCGATCTACGACGCCTTCCCGGGCGAGCCCGCGCCGAAGCTGGCCCTCGCGCTGTGCGCGGAGGTGCTGGGCCAGCTGGACAACGCCGCCGAGTACTACCGGCTGGTCTGGATCACCGACCCGGGATTCGTGAGCGCGGCCTTCGGGCTGGCCCGGGTCCAGCTGGCCGCCGGCGACCGCGCCGCGGCCGTGCGCACGCTGGAGTCCGTACCGGAGGCCTCGATCCACTACACCGCCGCACGGGTGGCCTCCGTACGCGCACGTCTGCGCGACCGGTCTCCCGAGGAGGCGCTGCTGCCCGATCTGGCGGCCGCCTCCGACCAGGTGGAGGCGCTGCGGCGGTTCGGGCTGGACCCGGAGCGGCAGGAGCGGCTGGCGGCGGAAGTTCTGGGCTCGGCCCTGGACTGGGTACTGTCGGGTAGCCGGGGTTCCGACTCCGGCCGGACCACGCTGCTCGGCAGTCAACTGGACGAGCGGGGCCTGCGCTTCGGCCTGGAGCGCTCGTACCGCCTTCTCGCACGGCTGGCACAGCGGGGCGAGGAGAGGATCGAACTGGTGGAGCGGGCAAACCGTTTCCGTCCCCGGACGTGGGTGTGA
- a CDS encoding glutamate ABC transporter substrate-binding protein, which yields MAAACAVTAAAALLPLAHAAPESGRAGGVHQPLSQAVAPAAPADTCKDPEASLRPSDVDGATIARIKAAGKLVAGVDQNSFRWGYRNQSAEGRLDGFDIDLVKAIAKDILGDENAVIYRAIPTSQRVPALQEGRVDIVVRTMTINCKRLEDVAFSTAYFEAGQQVLVPKMSLITGYDSSLKDRRICTAAGSTAEAALKSQSYGSVSVSVPNQLDCLVRLQLGEVDGIITDNALAAGQAAQDPSVRLVGSPFTQEFYGVAMNKDAGDLVRRVNKVLENYRAGGPDSPWMKAYRKHLEPVLPGVTAPPAPKYREG from the coding sequence ATGGCCGCCGCCTGCGCGGTGACGGCCGCGGCCGCGCTGCTGCCGCTGGCCCATGCCGCGCCGGAATCCGGTCGTGCGGGGGGCGTCCACCAGCCCCTCTCGCAGGCCGTGGCCCCGGCCGCTCCGGCGGACACCTGCAAGGACCCGGAGGCCAGCCTGCGCCCCTCCGACGTCGACGGCGCGACCATCGCCCGGATCAAGGCGGCGGGCAAGCTGGTCGCGGGCGTGGACCAGAACAGCTTCCGCTGGGGCTATCGCAACCAGTCCGCCGAGGGCCGCCTCGACGGCTTCGACATCGACCTGGTCAAGGCCATAGCCAAGGACATCCTGGGCGACGAGAACGCCGTGATCTACCGGGCCATCCCCACCAGCCAGCGCGTCCCGGCGCTCCAGGAGGGCCGGGTCGACATCGTCGTGCGCACCATGACGATCAACTGCAAGCGACTGGAGGACGTCGCCTTCTCCACGGCGTACTTCGAGGCCGGGCAGCAGGTGCTGGTCCCCAAGATGTCGCTGATCACCGGGTACGACAGCTCGCTGAAGGACCGCCGGATCTGCACCGCGGCCGGCTCCACGGCGGAGGCGGCGCTCAAGTCGCAGTCGTACGGTTCGGTGTCGGTCAGCGTCCCCAACCAGCTGGACTGCCTGGTGCGGCTCCAGCTGGGCGAGGTGGACGGCATCATCACGGACAACGCGCTCGCCGCCGGCCAGGCCGCCCAGGACCCCTCGGTGCGGCTGGTGGGCTCCCCGTTCACCCAGGAGTTCTACGGGGTGGCGATGAACAAGGACGCGGGCGACCTGGTCCGCCGGGTCAACAAGGTCCTGGAGAACTACCGCGCGGGCGGCCCCGACAGCCCGTGGATGAAGGCGTACCGCAAGCACCTGGAGCCCGTGCTGCCCGGCGTGACCGCGCCGCCGGCGCCCAAGTACCGGGAGGGCTGA
- a CDS encoding N-acetylglucosamine kinase yields MGVSGPVTPAVLAVDAGNSKTDVALIAADGTVLGTGRAGGFQPPRSGVEPALDVVGRAVAGAVESAGLPGLRPGAPYAARVSACLANADLPVEERQLADAIRARGWGGAVEVRNDTFAILRAGVNEPRGVAVVCGAGINCVGMLPDGRTARFPALGKISGDWGGGGGLAAEALWWAARAEDGRGGATELAAALPGHFGLASMYRLIEALHLGALEQGRTHELVPVLFAVAAAGDPVAAAIVARQADEVVALAAVALTRLDLLGEEAPVLLGGSVLTARHPQLNGRIEELLAERAPYARVELVSAPPVLGAALLGLDALGSPPEAHGKLRAHFG; encoded by the coding sequence ATGGGCGTGAGCGGGCCCGTCACCCCGGCCGTCCTCGCCGTCGACGCGGGCAACAGCAAGACGGACGTGGCCCTGATCGCGGCGGACGGCACGGTGCTGGGCACCGGCCGCGCCGGGGGGTTCCAGCCACCGCGGTCCGGCGTCGAGCCGGCCCTGGACGTGGTCGGGCGGGCCGTCGCCGGGGCCGTGGAGTCCGCGGGCCTGCCCGGGCTGCGGCCCGGGGCCCCGTACGCCGCGCGGGTCTCGGCCTGTCTGGCCAACGCCGACCTGCCGGTGGAGGAGCGGCAGCTCGCGGACGCGATCCGCGCGCGCGGCTGGGGCGGGGCCGTCGAGGTCCGCAACGACACCTTCGCGATCCTGCGGGCCGGGGTGAACGAGCCCCGCGGGGTGGCCGTGGTGTGCGGGGCGGGCATCAACTGCGTGGGGATGCTGCCCGACGGGCGCACGGCCCGCTTCCCCGCGCTCGGGAAGATCTCCGGCGACTGGGGCGGCGGGGGCGGCCTGGCGGCGGAGGCGCTGTGGTGGGCGGCGCGGGCCGAGGACGGGCGCGGCGGTGCGACGGAGCTGGCGGCCGCGTTGCCGGGGCACTTCGGGCTGGCCTCCATGTACCGGCTGATCGAGGCGCTGCACCTGGGTGCCCTGGAGCAGGGGCGGACCCACGAGCTGGTGCCGGTGCTGTTCGCGGTGGCCGCGGCGGGCGATCCGGTGGCGGCGGCGATCGTGGCACGGCAGGCCGACGAGGTGGTGGCCCTGGCGGCGGTGGCGCTGACGCGCCTGGACCTGCTGGGCGAGGAGGCGCCCGTGCTGCTCGGCGGGAGCGTGCTCACCGCCCGGCACCCGCAGCTCAACGGGCGGATCGAGGAACTGCTGGCCGAACGGGCGCCGTACGCCCGGGTGGAGCTGGTCTCGGCGCCGCCGGTGCTCGGCGCGGCCCTGCTGGGCCTGGACGCCCTCGGCTCCCCGCCGGAGGCGCACGGAAAACTCCGTGCCCATTTCGGATGA